In Bacillota bacterium, the following are encoded in one genomic region:
- a CDS encoding XRE family transcriptional regulator, producing MKAEKFSVEIGKKIKDIRKSKGMTLKQLGEISGFSISFLSQLERGQTSITINSLKNIAAALGVELVNFFHITEKHDNIIFRSYELKGFRLNSSDFIYYSLANDTIDRVIDPILVEILPAEKKNIRPLSHNGEEFVYVLEGTLTVFMEDREYTLFPGDSLHMQSTVPHEWANLTNKPVKIISVNTPSVLKKML from the coding sequence ATGAAAGCAGAAAAGTTCTCTGTTGAAATAGGCAAGAAGATCAAAGATATCCGCAAATCCAAGGGGATGACCCTAAAACAGCTCGGGGAAATCTCCGGTTTCTCCATCAGCTTCCTCTCCCAACTGGAAAGAGGTCAGACTTCGATCACTATCAATTCACTGAAGAATATTGCTGCCGCCCTCGGTGTAGAACTGGTTAACTTCTTTCATATCACCGAAAAACACGACAACATAATATTTCGCAGTTACGAATTGAAAGGCTTTCGCTTAAATAGTTCCGACTTCATCTACTACAGCCTGGCCAATGATACAATCGACCGGGTAATTGACCCCATACTGGTCGAAATTCTTCCAGCGGAGAAAAAAAATATCCGCCCCCTTTCTCATAACGGCGAAGAATTTGTCTATGTTCTCGAGGGGACCTTAACCGTATTCATGGAAGACAGGGAATATACCCTCTTTCCCGGGGACAGCTTGCATATGCAGTCAACCGTGCCTCACGAATGGGCTAACTTGACCAACAAACCGGTCAAGATTATCAGCGTGAACACTCCCAGCGTTTTGAAGAAAATGCTCTAA